From a region of the Odontesthes bonariensis isolate fOdoBon6 chromosome 4, fOdoBon6.hap1, whole genome shotgun sequence genome:
- the dcaf15 gene encoding DDB1- and CUL4-associated factor 15 isoform X1 — translation MAPSSKSEKDDGKQKNHRKHKDHVVKLLMRGRLSGQFSQRLFRKLPPRVCVPLKNIVSEEFLRAGSVCLLDRHIFLGFTKCGRYVLSYTSDCGEDDDFSFYTYHLYWWEFNLHSRLKQVHHVRLFAGEEIYSDLYLTVCEWPNDHSKIVIFGFNTRSSSSVLMNLMMSDENNRDIYITIASMPPPKPCFYCCPVPSATTIRTGSGECLEHGYVLNSRYQVVYPFPTFQPAFQLKKDQVILLNTSYSLVACGISLCPGKQGQSSQILYTKRAALSTQLSTSFSSTSLASSSLPHGSPENRQPLCRPAPVPSSPSHSQAAMRAREFAADLFRRAQGVGGKENEGQGERRTADGGEKEAVHIAADKGINVDTSTEAEDCKEHRTEDGRTSSLQASSSSSSRSHNITQGSEQEMSPASSSSSPPSTSTLSSCEDVSLSEPGYVNYSRLHYRLQQPGAVEQNSGGTGGYEDDKVQLPFTVTDLKGQNLQLVTEPHNGQSVCVEQLTLDFEYLINEVIRSDAAWAPQFCSFSDYDVVILEVCPENNIVMINIGLLLLAFSNSDEEHCRPNTYHSNLQVSWDLNTGVCCTVGVGDLTEVKGQTSGSVWSSYRKSCVNTVMKWLVPESSSRFINRMTNEALHKGSSLQVLADTDRCTWIVL, via the exons ATGGCGCCCAGCTCGAAATCTGAAAAGGACGATGGCAAACAGAAAaaccacagaaaacacaaagaccATGTCGTGAAGCTTCTCATGCGTGGGAGG CTGTCAGGACAGTTTTCCCAGCGCCTGTTCAGGAAGCTACCACCTCGAGTgtgtgtccctttaaagaacatCGTCAGCGAGGAGTTCCTGAGAGCAGGGTCTGTGTGTTTACTCGATAG ACATATCTTTTTGGGCTTCACCAAATGTGGCCGCTACGTTCTGTCTTACACTAGTGACTGTGGAGAAGATGATGATTTCTCTTTTTATACTTATCACCTTTATTGGTGGGAATTCAATCTGCACAGCAGACTCAAACAG GTCCATCATGTGCGACTATTTGCAGGAGAGGAAATCTACAGTGATCTGTACCTCACTGTGTGCGAGTGGCCAAATGACCACTCCAAAATTGTCATTTTTGGATTCAA tACACGCAGTTCAAGCTCTGTACTGATGAACTTAATGATGAGTGACGAGAACAACAGAGACATATACATCACCATAGCTTCCATGCCTCCTCCGAAGCCTTGCTTTTATTGCTGTCCTGTTCCCTCAGCCACAACCATACGCACAG GAAGTGGTGAGTGTCTGGAACATGGATATGTGCTGAACAGCAGGTACCAGGTGGTGTATccatttcccacatttcaaccAGCTTTCCAGCTGAAGAAGGACCAGGTCATCCTGTTAAACACTAGCTATTCTCTGGTGGCTTGCGGCATCTCACTCTGCCCAG GGAAGCAGGGTCAGTCATCCCAGATTCTTTACACAAAGAGAGCAGCCCTTTCAACTCAACTCTCTACGTCTTTTTCCTCCACCTCCTTGGCTTCTTCCTCATTACCTCATGGATCTCCGGAAAATCGTCAGCCTCTTTGCAGGCCCGCTCCAGTTCCCTCGTCTCCTAGCCATTCACAAGCAGCCATGCGAGCTCGGGAGTTTGCTGCCGATCTTTTCAGGCGAGCTCAGGGAGTAGGAGGGAAAGAAAATGAGGGTCAGGGGGAGAGGAGAACAGCTGATGGTGGTGAAAAAGAGGCAGTGCATATAGCAGCAGATAAAGGGATTAATGTAGACACTTCCACAGAGGCGGAGGATTGTAAAGAGCATAGGACGGAGGATGGACGGACTAGTTCTTTACaagcctcatcatcatcatcatctagGAGCCACAATATTACACAGGGCTCTGAACAAGAGATGTCCCCTGCCTCTTCTTCATCATCACCTCCATCAACTTCAACCCTGTCGTCGTGCGAGGATGTCAGCCTCAGTGAGCCTGGATATGTAAACTACTCACGCCTGCATTACCGCCTACAGCAGCCAGGGGCAGTAGAGCAGAATTCAGGAGGCACAGGAG GTTATGAGGATGATAAAGTCCAGCTACCGTTTACAGTTACAGACCTGAAAGGGCAGAACCTGCAGCTGGTCACCGAACCTCATAATGGACAG agtgtgtgtgtagaACAGTTGACTCTGGATTTTGAGTATCTTATCAATGAGGTGATCAGGAGTGACGCTGCCTGGGCTCCACAGTTCTGCTCCTTCAGTGACTATGATGTTGTGATACTAGAG GTGTGTCCAGAGAATAACATCGTGATGATCAACATTGGTCTGCTGTTACTGGCGTTCTCCAACTCAGATGAGGAACACTGCAG gccaaaCACGTACCATTCCAACCTGCAGGTTAGCTGGGACCTTAACACAGGTGTGTGTTGCACTGTGGGAGTGGGTGACCTCACGGAGGTGAAGGGTCAGACCAG TGGGAGTGTGTGGAGTTCTTACAGGAAGTCCTGCGTGAACACTGTGATGAAGTGGCTGGTTCCTGAGAGCAGCTCCCGCTTCATCAATCGCATGACCAACGAAGCACTGCACAAAG GTTCGTCTCTGCAAGTGCTGGCAGATACTGACCGATGCACCTGGATTGTGTTATGA
- the dcaf15 gene encoding DDB1- and CUL4-associated factor 15 isoform X2 — protein sequence MAPSSKSEKDDGKQKNHRKHKDHVVKLLMRGRLSGQFSQRLFRKLPPRVCVPLKNIVSEEFLRAGHIFLGFTKCGRYVLSYTSDCGEDDDFSFYTYHLYWWEFNLHSRLKQVHHVRLFAGEEIYSDLYLTVCEWPNDHSKIVIFGFNTRSSSSVLMNLMMSDENNRDIYITIASMPPPKPCFYCCPVPSATTIRTGSGECLEHGYVLNSRYQVVYPFPTFQPAFQLKKDQVILLNTSYSLVACGISLCPGKQGQSSQILYTKRAALSTQLSTSFSSTSLASSSLPHGSPENRQPLCRPAPVPSSPSHSQAAMRAREFAADLFRRAQGVGGKENEGQGERRTADGGEKEAVHIAADKGINVDTSTEAEDCKEHRTEDGRTSSLQASSSSSSRSHNITQGSEQEMSPASSSSSPPSTSTLSSCEDVSLSEPGYVNYSRLHYRLQQPGAVEQNSGGTGGYEDDKVQLPFTVTDLKGQNLQLVTEPHNGQSVCVEQLTLDFEYLINEVIRSDAAWAPQFCSFSDYDVVILEVCPENNIVMINIGLLLLAFSNSDEEHCRPNTYHSNLQVSWDLNTGVCCTVGVGDLTEVKGQTSGSVWSSYRKSCVNTVMKWLVPESSSRFINRMTNEALHKGSSLQVLADTDRCTWIVL from the exons ATGGCGCCCAGCTCGAAATCTGAAAAGGACGATGGCAAACAGAAAaaccacagaaaacacaaagaccATGTCGTGAAGCTTCTCATGCGTGGGAGG CTGTCAGGACAGTTTTCCCAGCGCCTGTTCAGGAAGCTACCACCTCGAGTgtgtgtccctttaaagaacatCGTCAGCGAGGAGTTCCTGAGAGCAGG ACATATCTTTTTGGGCTTCACCAAATGTGGCCGCTACGTTCTGTCTTACACTAGTGACTGTGGAGAAGATGATGATTTCTCTTTTTATACTTATCACCTTTATTGGTGGGAATTCAATCTGCACAGCAGACTCAAACAG GTCCATCATGTGCGACTATTTGCAGGAGAGGAAATCTACAGTGATCTGTACCTCACTGTGTGCGAGTGGCCAAATGACCACTCCAAAATTGTCATTTTTGGATTCAA tACACGCAGTTCAAGCTCTGTACTGATGAACTTAATGATGAGTGACGAGAACAACAGAGACATATACATCACCATAGCTTCCATGCCTCCTCCGAAGCCTTGCTTTTATTGCTGTCCTGTTCCCTCAGCCACAACCATACGCACAG GAAGTGGTGAGTGTCTGGAACATGGATATGTGCTGAACAGCAGGTACCAGGTGGTGTATccatttcccacatttcaaccAGCTTTCCAGCTGAAGAAGGACCAGGTCATCCTGTTAAACACTAGCTATTCTCTGGTGGCTTGCGGCATCTCACTCTGCCCAG GGAAGCAGGGTCAGTCATCCCAGATTCTTTACACAAAGAGAGCAGCCCTTTCAACTCAACTCTCTACGTCTTTTTCCTCCACCTCCTTGGCTTCTTCCTCATTACCTCATGGATCTCCGGAAAATCGTCAGCCTCTTTGCAGGCCCGCTCCAGTTCCCTCGTCTCCTAGCCATTCACAAGCAGCCATGCGAGCTCGGGAGTTTGCTGCCGATCTTTTCAGGCGAGCTCAGGGAGTAGGAGGGAAAGAAAATGAGGGTCAGGGGGAGAGGAGAACAGCTGATGGTGGTGAAAAAGAGGCAGTGCATATAGCAGCAGATAAAGGGATTAATGTAGACACTTCCACAGAGGCGGAGGATTGTAAAGAGCATAGGACGGAGGATGGACGGACTAGTTCTTTACaagcctcatcatcatcatcatctagGAGCCACAATATTACACAGGGCTCTGAACAAGAGATGTCCCCTGCCTCTTCTTCATCATCACCTCCATCAACTTCAACCCTGTCGTCGTGCGAGGATGTCAGCCTCAGTGAGCCTGGATATGTAAACTACTCACGCCTGCATTACCGCCTACAGCAGCCAGGGGCAGTAGAGCAGAATTCAGGAGGCACAGGAG GTTATGAGGATGATAAAGTCCAGCTACCGTTTACAGTTACAGACCTGAAAGGGCAGAACCTGCAGCTGGTCACCGAACCTCATAATGGACAG agtgtgtgtgtagaACAGTTGACTCTGGATTTTGAGTATCTTATCAATGAGGTGATCAGGAGTGACGCTGCCTGGGCTCCACAGTTCTGCTCCTTCAGTGACTATGATGTTGTGATACTAGAG GTGTGTCCAGAGAATAACATCGTGATGATCAACATTGGTCTGCTGTTACTGGCGTTCTCCAACTCAGATGAGGAACACTGCAG gccaaaCACGTACCATTCCAACCTGCAGGTTAGCTGGGACCTTAACACAGGTGTGTGTTGCACTGTGGGAGTGGGTGACCTCACGGAGGTGAAGGGTCAGACCAG TGGGAGTGTGTGGAGTTCTTACAGGAAGTCCTGCGTGAACACTGTGATGAAGTGGCTGGTTCCTGAGAGCAGCTCCCGCTTCATCAATCGCATGACCAACGAAGCACTGCACAAAG GTTCGTCTCTGCAAGTGCTGGCAGATACTGACCGATGCACCTGGATTGTGTTATGA
- the khsrp gene encoding far upstream element-binding protein 2 — MSDYGGMQSNGVGAGVKKDAFADAVQRARQIAAKIGGDGVPPVTNNGAESYPFTAQKRSLEEADEPDAKKVASQTERDSAMSIEAQLAALSQQSVRPSTMTEDYRVPDAMVGLIIGRGGEQINKIQHDSGCKVQIAHDSAGLSDRGISLTGSPDAIQRAKDLIDDIVSRGHESSNGQSGSMQEMIIPAGKAGLIIGKGGETIKQLQERAGVKMILIQDGSQPPNIDKPLRIIGDPYKVQQAKEMVNEILRERDHAGFGDRNEYGSRMGGGGGGGGGGGGIEIPVPRQSVGVVIGRSGEMIKKIQSDAGVKIQFKPDDGTGPDKIAHIMGPPDQCQHAASIITDLLQSIRAREEGGQGGPPGPGAGMPPGGRGWGRGQGNWGPPGGEVTFSIPAHKCGLVIGRGGENVKAINQQTGAFVEISRQPPPNGDPNFKLFTIRGSPDQIDHAKQLIEEKIEGPLCPVGGGPGPGQGGPGGPMGPYNPAPYNAGPPGGAPHGAAPGGPQYCPQGWGSNYQQWQAPNPHDPNKAAADPNAAWAAYYAQYYGQQPGGNMGPQTPGAPAAAAPGDQGQPAQTTGGQPDYTKAWEEYYKKMGMTQPAGGAAAAPGTAAATTTAAAGGAAAGGQQDYSAAWAEYYRQQAAYYGQGGQAPGQAAAPQPGQQPQ; from the exons ATGTCTGATTACGGCGGTATGCAGTCAAACGGAGTCGGTGCTGGGGTGAAAAAAGACGCTTTTGCGGATGCTGTACAGCGAGCCAGACAG ATTGCAGCTAAAATCGGAGGAGACGGTGTGCCCCCAGTGACAAACAACGGAGCTGAAAGTTATCCATTCACAGCGCAGAAACGATCCCTGGAAGAAGCAG ATGAGCCCGATGCCAAGAAAGTAGCATCACAGACTGAAAGAGATTCAGCAATGT CTATTGAAGCTCAGCTAGCTGCTCTGTCCCAACAAAG TGTCAGGCCCTCCACCATGACAGAAGACTACAGGGTGCCTGATGCCATGGTCGGTCTCA TCATCGGCAGAGGCGGTGAACAGATCAACAAAATCCAACATGACTCTGGCTGCAAGGTCCAGATTGCACACG ACAGTGCCGGTCTTTCAGATAGAGGTATTTCTCTGACGGGGTCGCCAGATGCCATACA GAGAGCCAAGGACCTTATAGATGACATTGTGTCCAGGGGTCACGAGTCGAGCAACGGCCAGTCTGGTTCTATGCAAGAGATGATCATCCCTGCAGGCAAGGCTGGCCTCATCATCGGCAAAGGAGGGGAAACAATCAAACAGCTACAG GAGCGAGCTGGAGTTAAAATGATTCTTATTCAAGATGGATCCCAGCCACCCAACATAGATAAACCCCTCCGCATTATTGGGGACCCTTACAAAGTGCAG CAAGCAAAGGAGATGGTTAATGAGATCCTGCGAGAAAGGGATCATGCTGGCTTTGGAGACAGAAATGAATATGGATCAAGGATGGGAGGTGGCGGTGGCGGTGGAGGTGGCGGTGGCGGTATTGAA ATACCCGTGCCCCGACAGTCTGTGGGAGTTGTTATTGGTCGAAGTGGGGAGATGATAAAGAAGATCCAGAGTGATGCTGGAGTGAAGATACAGTTTAAACCTG ATGATGGCACGGGTCCTGATAAGATTGCCCATATTATGGGTCCGCCAGACCAGTGTCAACATGCTGCTTCAATCATCACTGACCTACTACAGAGCATTCGAGCCCGAGAGGAGGGTGGGCAAGGG GGCCCTCCAGGTCCTGGTGCAGGGATGCCGCCTGGCGGTCGAGGCTGGGGTAGAGGCCAGGGCAACTGGGGTCCTCCGGGAGGAGAGGTGACCTTCTCCATTCCCGCTCACAAATGTGGGCTCGTCATTGGCAGAGGAGGGGAGAATGTCAAGGCCATCAACCAACAAACCGGTGCGTTTGTGGAGATATCCCGTCAGCCGCCGCCAAACGGTGACCCAAACTTCAAACTGTTCACCATCAGAGGATCCCCAGATCAGATTGACCACGCAAAACAGCTCATAGAGGAGAAGATTGAG GGTCCATTGTGTCCAGTGGGTGGTGGTCCTGGTCCAGGCCAAGGAGGCCCAGGTGGTCCCATGGGTCCCTATAATCCTGCTCCTTATAATGCAGGGCCTCCTGGGGGAGCTCCCCA TGGAGCTGCACCTGGTGGTCCCCAGTACTGTCCTCAGGGTTGGGGGAGTAACTACCAGCAGTGGCAAGCCCCAAATCCACATGACCCCA ATAAGGCAGCAGCAGACCCGAATGCAGCATGGGCAGCCTACTATGCGCAATACTATGGCCAGCAGCCAGGGGGCAACATGGGGCCCCAGACTCCAGGTGCCCCTGCTGCAGCGGCACCAGGTGACCAGGGCCAACCAGCACAGACTACTGGGGGTCAGCCAGACTATACTAAGGCCTGGGAGGAATACTATAAGAAGATGGGCATGA CCCAACcagctggaggagcagcagctgctccaggcacagcagcagccaccacaacagctgcagcaggtggagctgcagctgGAGGACAGCAGGACTACAGTGCAGCCTGGGCTGAGTACTACAGACAGCAGGCTGCCTACTATGGACAGGGAGGGCAGGCTCCTGGACAGGCGGCCGCTCCACAGCCAGGACAACAG CCCCAGTAA